From the genome of Lotus japonicus ecotype B-129 chromosome 6, LjGifu_v1.2, one region includes:
- the LOC130725850 gene encoding extensin, giving the protein MGTTSPCCFITVVFLAAIAVGLADQSLKTTSKDEVKCTPCELASPPPPSPPPPSQPPPTPTSNCPPPPSPPSGGGGGGSYYSPPPPSQYVYSSPPPPASTGGGGGGGGYYYPPPSQGFNYPTPPPPNPIVPYFPFYYHTPPPSTAAPLPVRGSMLLAFALLSILVAVL; this is encoded by the coding sequence ATGGGAACAACCTCACCGTGTTGTTTCATCACGGTGGTTTTCCTTGCTGCTATTGCTGTTGGTTTGGCAGATCAGAGCCTGAAAACCACGTCCAAAGATGAAGTGAAGTGCACACCGTGTGAACTTGCCTCGccgccgccaccatctcctccgCCGCCGTCTCAGCCTCCGCCTACTCCGACCAGCAACTGCCCTCCACCTCCTTCCCCACCTAGCGGCGGCGGAGGAGGCGGGTCCTACTACTCTCCGCCGCCACCTTCTCAGTATGTCTACTCATCACCGCCGCCGCCAGCGTCCACCGGAGGAGGGGGCGGCGGAGGTGGATACTATTACCCTCCGCCGAGTCAGGGGTTCAACTACCCGACGCCGCCACCGCCGAACCCAATTGTGCCATATTTCCCATTCTACTACCACACCCCTCCGCCGTCCACGGCGGCTCCTCTGCCGGTGAGGGGTTCAATGCTCTTGGCATTTGCCTTGTTGTCTATTTTAGTGGCGGTTCTTTGA
- the LOC130723136 gene encoding importin subunit alpha-2 translates to MSLRPNARTEIRRNRYKVAVDADEGRRRREDNMVEIRKSKREESLQKKRREGLQAQQQFATPLQSSSIVEKKLESLPAMVAGVWSDDNSQQLEATTQFRKLLSIERSPPIEEVIQSGVVPRFVEFLVREDFPQLQFEAAWALTNIASGTSENTKVVIDHGAVPIFVKLLSSPSDDVREQAVWALGNVAGDSPRCRDLVLSHGALIPLLSQLNEHAKLSMLRNATWTLSNFCRGKPQPPFEQVRPALPALERLVFSNDEEVLTDACWALSYLSDGTNDKIQAVIEAGVCSRLVQLLLHPSPSVLIPALRTVGNIVTGDDMQTQAIINHGSLPCLLSLLTQNHKKSIKKEACWTISNITAGNKEQIQSVIEAGLIAPLVNLLQNAEFDIKKEAAWAISNATSGGTHEQIKYLVSQGCIKPLCDLLVCPDPRIVTVCLEGLENILKVGEADKNLGNSGDVNLYAQLIDEAEGLEKIENLQSHDNNEIYEKAVKILETYWLEDEDETLPPGEGAQPGFNFGTNELPVPSGGFNFS, encoded by the exons ATGTCGCTCAGGCCCAATGCTAGGACCGAGATTCGCCGCAACCGCTACAAGGTTGCCGTCGACGCCGACGAAGGTCGCCGGAGGAGGGAGGACAACATGGTTGAGATCCGGAAGAGTAAGCGCGAAGAGAGCCTCCAGAAGAAGCGCCGTGAGGGTCTCCAAGCTCAGCAGCAGTTCGCCACTCCTCTTCAGTCTTCCTCCATTGTCGAGAAAAAG TTAGAGAGTCTTCCGGCGATGGTTGCTGGGGTTTGGTCGGATGATAATAGCCAGCAGCTGGAAGCAACTACTCAATTTCGGAAGCTGCTATCCATTG AGCGTAGCCCTCCGATTGAGGAAGTTATCCAATCTGGTGTTGTGCCGCGTTTTGTTGAGTTTCTCGTTAGGGAGGATTTCCCTCAACTTCAG TTTGAGGCTGCGTGGGCTCTCACCAACATTGCGTCCGGGACTTCGGAGAACACTAAGGTGGTAATTGATCATGGGGCAGTACCGATATTTGTCAAGCTGCTTAGTTCGCCTAGTGATGATGTTCGCGAGCAG GCGGTGTGGGCGTTGGGAAATGTTGCTGGTGATTCTCCTAGGTGTCGAGATCTAGTGCTCAGCCATGGTGCCCTGATCCCATTGTTGTCCCAGCTGAATGAGCATGCCAAACTTTCAATGCTGAGAAACGCCACGTGGACCTTGTCAAACTTCTGCAGGGGCAAGCCTCAGCCTCCATTTGAACAG GTGAGGCCAGCGCTTCCAGCTCTTGAGCGTTTGGTTTTTTCCAATGATGAAGAGGTCCTGACTGACGCATGCTGGGCGCTATCTTATCTTTCCGATGGAACAAACGACAAAATCCAAGCAGTTATTGAGGCAGGTGTATGTAGCAGATTGGTTCAGCTTCTTCT GCACCCGTCTCCTTCCGTGCTGATTCCTGCACTTCGCACAGTGGGAAATATTGTTACTGGAGACGATATGCAGACTCAG GCTATTATCAATCATGGTTCACTCCCGTGCCTTTTGAGCCTGTTGACgcaaaatcataaaaaaagtATCAAGAAAGAAGCTTGCTGGACTATATCAAACATTACAGCTGGAAACAAAGAGCAGATACAG TCTGTTATTGAAGCGGGTCTGATTGCTCCCCTTGTTAATCTTCTTCAAAATGCTGAGTTTGACATTAAAAAGGAAGCTGCTTGGGCAATTTCGAATGCTACATCTGGCGGTACCCATGAGCAGATCAA GTACTTGGTGAGCCAGGGTTGCATCAAGCCTCTCTGTGATCTGCTTGTTTGTCCCGACCCAAGAATCGTTACTGTCTGTTTAGAAGGTCTTGAGAACATTCTGAAGGTTGGGGAGGCTGACAAGAACTTGGGTAACTCTGGAGATGTCAACTTGTATGCTCAGTTGATAGATGAAGCTGAGGGATTGGAAAAGATTGAAAACCTGCAGAGCCATGACAACAATGAAATATATGAGAAGGCTGTTAAAATCCTCGAGACATAttggttggaagatgaagatgagacTTTGCCTCCAGGTGAAGGTGCTCAACCTGGGTTTAATTTTGGAACCAACGAGCTTCCAGTCCCATCCGGTGGATTCAACTTCAGTTGA